A genomic stretch from Algoriphagus halophilus includes:
- a CDS encoding STAS domain-containing protein yields the protein MKYSIDKKEQYVVFSPQEEKIDSLLAPALKSEILTIHAEGYPHMVLDLSEVKYVDSSGLSALLVGDREFGRNGGIFVISGIQDHVMKLLKISMLDKKLNLVSTLEEAGEAIFMHEIESGEEEEEED from the coding sequence ATGAAATACTCAATAGATAAAAAAGAACAATACGTTGTATTTTCCCCGCAAGAGGAGAAAATCGATTCCTTGCTTGCTCCTGCATTAAAATCTGAGATTTTAACCATCCATGCAGAAGGCTATCCTCACATGGTACTTGATCTTAGCGAGGTTAAATACGTAGATTCCAGCGGATTAAGCGCTCTACTTGTTGGGGATCGTGAATTTGGAAGAAACGGAGGAATATTCGTTATCTCCGGAATTCAGGACCATGTCATGAAATTGTTGAAAATCTCTATGCTTGATAAAAAGCTCAACTTAGTCAGCACATTGGAAGAAGCTGGTGAGGCGATCTTCATGCATGAGATTGAAAGTGGTGAAGAAGAAGAGGAGGAAGATTGA
- a CDS encoding PadR family transcriptional regulator translates to MKGYHLGELEELVLLVVGILDQEAYGVSVSEEIKSQTGRKVNISAIHTVLNRLEEKGFVKSHMGGATEERGGRRKRLFSLSANGRAAINEVKMMRNRLYDQLPPLALDFSHG, encoded by the coding sequence ATGAAAGGATATCATTTAGGGGAATTAGAGGAGCTTGTCTTATTGGTTGTAGGGATTTTGGATCAGGAGGCCTATGGAGTTTCGGTATCGGAGGAAATCAAAAGTCAAACCGGTAGGAAAGTCAATATTAGTGCAATTCATACGGTGTTGAACCGATTGGAAGAAAAAGGTTTTGTTAAATCTCATATGGGAGGAGCGACTGAGGAGAGGGGAGGGAGAAGAAAGCGTTTGTTTAGCCTTTCGGCAAATGGTAGAGCTGCCATTAATGAAGTGAAGATGATGAGGAATAGACTGTATGATCAGTTGCCGCCATTAGCATTAGATTTTTCCCATGGATAA
- a CDS encoding PepSY domain-containing protein yields the protein MSHKIQSKVKALRLYRVLHRWLGIPLIIFFFIIGITSILLAWKKKAELLPPTTKSQSEQKENWISPTEMIAVAQTVMDSLGESTEVDRIDIRPDKGIAKVTFKTHFTEVQVDGYSGAVLSVDTRHSDWIEKVHDGSIVDYYWTGEEGAKLTYSTLTSLGLIFMSLSGFYLWYFPKRIRKLKNS from the coding sequence ATGTCGCATAAAATACAATCAAAAGTTAAAGCACTAAGGCTCTACCGGGTTCTTCACCGATGGTTAGGTATACCTTTGATTATCTTCTTTTTTATCATTGGCATCACTTCAATCTTATTAGCCTGGAAGAAGAAAGCAGAGTTATTACCGCCTACCACAAAATCCCAATCTGAACAAAAAGAGAACTGGATCTCGCCTACCGAGATGATTGCAGTGGCACAAACGGTCATGGATAGTTTGGGCGAATCAACCGAGGTGGACCGAATCGATATCAGGCCGGATAAAGGCATTGCTAAGGTGACTTTTAAAACCCATTTTACAGAAGTACAGGTAGATGGTTATTCTGGAGCGGTTCTATCAGTAGATACCAGACATTCTGATTGGATAGAAAAAGTGCATGATGGAAGTATTGTTGATTATTATTGGACCGGGGAGGAGGGGGCCAAACTTACCTATTCCACGTTGACCTCTTTGGGATTGATTTTTATGAGCTTGAGTGGATTTTATCTTTGGTATTTTCCAAAGCGAATACGCAAGCTCAAGAATTCTTAG
- a CDS encoding DEAD/DEAH box helicase produces MENTLKFSDLGISDEILKSVEEMGYTQPSQIQSQAIPFVLEGRDVIGQAQTGTGKTAAFAIPIIDLVDPDLNHPQAIILCPTRELAVQVEGEIQKLAKFHRRINSVAIYGGESIDKQIRTLRKGVQIVVGTPGRVQDHINRGTLKLDNAGIIVLDEADEMLDMGFRDDIEAILQEMPEERQTVFFSATMAKPILDLTRKYQNNPEIIKVAKKELTVDRIEQVFYEVKPSLKLELMARLMTVNNYALSVVFCNTKRMTDEATESLGSKGILAEALHGDLSQAQRDKVMNKFRKGLCTVLVATDVAARGIDVDNVEAVFNYDLPLDDESYVHRIGRTGRAGKSGIAINFVTGRRDFGKIRDLERFTKASITKMTPPSVAELIELKKAQFVKDVHKVLSKEEDNQIFEATVGQLLTEGLSIEQIALGLMKLQMGDVVKEMRDQDFSLSSYGDRRREGGREGGRDGGRDRFGRGERGDRRGGERSERGGRREGGRRPERVRDANMARLFINLGKRDRIRPNDIVGAIAGEAGVPGRSIGGIDIYDNFSFVDVPQKDADHVIKVMKHNTIKGKNVNMEISKG; encoded by the coding sequence ATGGAAAATACACTCAAGTTCTCTGACTTGGGAATTTCTGACGAAATTCTTAAGTCCGTGGAAGAGATGGGCTATACCCAACCTTCCCAAATTCAATCACAAGCTATTCCTTTCGTACTAGAAGGTAGAGATGTCATCGGACAAGCTCAAACCGGTACTGGAAAGACTGCAGCTTTTGCTATTCCAATTATTGATTTGGTAGATCCAGATCTAAATCACCCACAAGCTATCATCCTTTGCCCTACTCGTGAACTTGCAGTTCAAGTAGAAGGTGAAATCCAGAAGTTGGCTAAATTCCACAGAAGGATCAATTCTGTGGCGATCTATGGAGGTGAATCAATTGACAAGCAAATCAGAACCCTTAGAAAAGGAGTTCAGATCGTCGTAGGTACTCCAGGTCGTGTACAAGATCACATCAACCGTGGTACTTTGAAATTGGATAATGCCGGAATCATCGTATTGGATGAAGCGGATGAAATGCTAGATATGGGCTTCAGAGATGATATTGAAGCAATTTTGCAGGAAATGCCTGAAGAAAGACAAACTGTTTTCTTCTCCGCAACCATGGCAAAGCCTATTCTAGATTTAACAAGGAAATATCAAAACAACCCTGAAATCATCAAGGTTGCTAAAAAAGAATTGACGGTAGATCGTATCGAGCAAGTATTCTATGAAGTGAAACCTTCATTGAAATTGGAATTAATGGCTCGATTGATGACCGTAAATAACTATGCATTGAGCGTAGTATTCTGTAATACCAAAAGAATGACCGATGAGGCTACCGAATCTTTAGGTTCTAAAGGTATCCTTGCTGAAGCACTTCACGGAGATTTATCTCAGGCTCAAAGAGATAAAGTAATGAACAAATTCCGTAAAGGTCTATGCACAGTTCTAGTTGCAACTGACGTTGCGGCAAGAGGGATTGATGTTGACAATGTGGAAGCGGTTTTCAATTACGATTTGCCATTGGACGATGAGTCTTATGTACACCGTATCGGTAGAACAGGCCGTGCAGGAAAATCAGGTATTGCCATCAATTTTGTTACCGGTAGAAGAGATTTTGGAAAGATCAGAGATTTGGAAAGATTCACCAAAGCTTCGATCACCAAGATGACTCCTCCGTCTGTTGCTGAATTGATTGAATTGAAGAAAGCGCAATTTGTAAAAGACGTTCATAAAGTATTGAGCAAAGAAGAGGATAATCAAATCTTCGAAGCTACAGTAGGTCAACTATTGACTGAAGGGCTGTCTATCGAACAGATCGCTCTTGGTTTGATGAAGCTTCAGATGGGAGATGTAGTGAAAGAAATGAGAGATCAGGACTTTAGCTTAAGCTCCTATGGAGATAGAAGAAGAGAAGGCGGCCGTGAAGGTGGTCGAGATGGAGGAAGAGATAGATTCGGTCGTGGCGAAAGAGGCGATAGACGCGGAGGCGAAAGAAGCGAAAGAGGCGGAAGAAGAGAAGGGGGAAGAAGACCTGAAAGAGTTAGAGATGCCAACATGGCTCGTTTATTCATCAACTTAGGTAAAAGAGATAGAATCCGTCCCAATGATATCGTAGGAGCTATTGCTGGTGAAGCCGGCGTTCCTGGAAGATCTATTGGAGGAATCGATATATATGACAACTTCTCCTTTGTGGATGTGCCTCAAAAAGATGCTGATCACGTGATCAAAGTAATGAAGCACAATACCATCAAAGGCAAGAACGTCAATATGGAAATTTCAAAAGGGTAA
- a CDS encoding hydroxymethylglutaryl-CoA lyase, translating to MIKLIECPRDAMQGIPHFIDTAIKAAYINQLSEVGFDTIDFGSFVNPKAVPQMKDTEEVLSLLDLHHSKSKLLAIVANLRGAEDAGHFPEIDYLGFPLSISETFQQRNTNKSISEAFNELEEIQNLCEVKGKILVTYLSMGFGNPYGEEYSPEMVLNFVERLDQLGVKIISLSDTIGVANPALITELFETQIQAFPNIEFGAHLHSTRETIGEKVLAGLKGGCTRFDGALNGYGGCPMAKDDLVGNMATEVMVETLEKAGHDLKLNKRELKEAMKLTQFVFTEV from the coding sequence ATGATTAAATTAATCGAGTGTCCACGTGATGCCATGCAGGGAATACCTCATTTTATTGATACTGCCATCAAGGCTGCCTATATCAATCAATTATCTGAGGTAGGCTTTGATACCATTGACTTTGGAAGCTTTGTAAATCCCAAGGCAGTTCCTCAAATGAAGGATACGGAGGAGGTATTGAGCCTCTTGGATTTGCATCATTCCAAATCAAAACTATTAGCAATCGTGGCTAATTTACGTGGAGCTGAGGATGCTGGGCACTTTCCTGAAATAGATTACTTGGGCTTCCCGCTCTCCATTTCTGAGACTTTTCAGCAGAGAAATACCAATAAATCCATATCGGAAGCCTTCAATGAACTGGAGGAAATACAAAATCTTTGTGAGGTAAAAGGGAAAATTCTGGTGACCTATTTAAGTATGGGCTTTGGAAATCCCTATGGGGAGGAGTATTCTCCGGAAATGGTTTTAAACTTCGTTGAACGGCTTGACCAATTAGGGGTAAAAATTATCTCTCTTTCAGATACCATCGGAGTCGCCAATCCGGCATTGATCACGGAGCTATTTGAGACTCAAATTCAGGCTTTTCCTAACATTGAATTTGGTGCACATTTACATAGTACCAGAGAGACCATTGGTGAAAAAGTATTAGCTGGATTAAAAGGGGGATGTACTCGTTTTGATGGTGCTTTAAATGGATATGGGGGATGTCCAATGGCAAAGGATGACTTAGTTGGAAATATGGCTACAGAGGTGATGGTAGAGACGCTTGAAAAAGCAGGTCATGATTTGAAATTGAATAAAAGGGAGTTGAAAGAAGCCATGAAATTGACTCAATTTGTTTTTACTGAAGTTTAA
- a CDS encoding ribonuclease Z, with amino-acid sequence MIPDFEVTILGNTSSIPVHGRNHTSQVIRFGQELLLLDCGEGTQMQLRKYKIKTSRINHIFISHLHGDHYLGLIGLLSSYNLSKRTSPLTIYGPPGLNDIITTNFRWSNTKLGYPLTFVQTSTEGSNILLDAPSFTVSSFPLKHRLPTTGFLITEKPGLRSLIKKKLEENPIPVDAIQSLRLGNNFMMENGNLIQVSEYTYPMHSMRKYAFCSDTIFDPSITKFLEQVDLLYHESTFLTAEEARAAETFHSTSAQAAQIASLSGAKSLLLGHFSSRYKELGQMHQEAIQVFPNSIISEEGQTYPVNPAV; translated from the coding sequence TTGATTCCAGACTTTGAAGTCACCATATTAGGAAACACTTCTTCCATCCCTGTTCATGGAAGAAATCATACCTCTCAAGTAATCCGCTTTGGCCAGGAGCTTTTGCTCCTGGATTGCGGTGAGGGAACCCAGATGCAACTCAGGAAGTACAAAATCAAAACTTCCCGCATCAATCACATTTTTATTAGCCACCTGCATGGCGATCATTACTTGGGCTTAATTGGCCTACTCTCCTCTTATAATCTTTCGAAAAGAACAAGTCCTTTGACCATTTATGGCCCTCCAGGACTAAATGACATCATTACCACAAATTTCCGTTGGAGTAATACCAAATTGGGATATCCTTTAACTTTTGTGCAGACTTCAACTGAAGGAAGTAATATTTTGCTGGATGCCCCTTCATTTACAGTATCTAGCTTCCCTTTAAAACATCGCCTGCCCACTACTGGATTTTTAATTACTGAAAAACCCGGACTAAGAAGTTTAATCAAGAAAAAACTGGAAGAAAATCCCATTCCTGTAGATGCAATCCAATCCCTTAGATTGGGAAATAACTTTATGATGGAAAACGGGAACCTCATCCAAGTTTCGGAATATACTTATCCCATGCATTCGATGAGGAAATATGCATTTTGTTCCGATACTATTTTTGATCCAAGCATCACCAAATTTCTGGAACAGGTGGATTTGCTTTACCATGAATCCACATTTTTGACAGCAGAGGAAGCTCGCGCTGCTGAAACTTTTCATAGTACCAGTGCCCAAGCCGCTCAAATTGCTTCTTTATCCGGTGCAAAGAGCTTATTATTAGGACACTTTTCTTCCAGATATAAAGAGTTGGGTCAAATGCATCAAGAGGCGATACAAGTTTTTCCAAACAGTATCATTAGTGAAGAAGGTCAAACCTATCCTGTCAATCCAGCCGTATGA
- a CDS encoding 16S rRNA (uracil(1498)-N(3))-methyltransferase yields MQLFFQQDILPPTIYLEPDESKHLTRVLRKSVGDIIHVTDGEGNLYECRLTDANPKKSILQVISSEQVPADDFYIHLAIAPTKSPDRMEWMIEKVTEIGFHELTLLSTMNSERSFLKTERLQKKMISACKQSLKYHTPKINQTLDFKNFITYPEWDDFQKLIAYVDENHDHHLMDLAKPKGNYLILIGPEGDFDPKEIEHAFTHGFKPVSLGKSRLRTETAGLAAVHMLQVLNR; encoded by the coding sequence ATGCAGCTCTTTTTTCAACAGGATATTCTACCTCCTACCATTTATCTGGAACCGGATGAATCCAAACATCTGACCCGGGTACTTCGAAAATCTGTTGGAGATATCATTCATGTCACGGATGGCGAAGGCAATTTGTATGAATGCAGGTTGACAGATGCCAATCCCAAAAAATCTATACTCCAGGTGATTTCCAGTGAGCAAGTTCCTGCGGATGACTTTTATATTCATCTTGCAATTGCCCCGACTAAAAGTCCAGATCGAATGGAATGGATGATTGAAAAGGTGACGGAAATCGGTTTTCACGAATTGACTTTACTTTCGACCATGAATTCCGAAAGGAGCTTTCTAAAGACAGAAAGGCTACAAAAAAAGATGATCTCAGCATGCAAACAAAGTTTAAAGTATCACACACCAAAAATCAACCAAACCCTTGATTTCAAGAATTTTATAACCTATCCTGAATGGGATGATTTTCAAAAACTCATCGCTTATGTAGATGAAAATCATGATCATCATTTGATGGACTTGGCAAAACCAAAAGGAAATTATCTAATTCTGATCGGGCCAGAAGGAGACTTTGATCCAAAGGAAATAGAGCATGCATTTACACATGGATTTAAACCAGTATCCTTGGGAAAAAGCAGGTTAAGAACTGAGACCGCCGGTTTGGCAGCTGTACACATGCTACAAGTACTAAACCGTTAA
- a CDS encoding queuosine precursor transporter, with amino-acid sequence MNKSQNSRKTNLFIILGGIFLTNAILAEIIGVKIFSGEKTLGFEPVNWTFFGEFVLDFNLTAGAIIWPVVFITTDIINEYFGKKGVRKISFLTAGLIGYAFLVIMVVTRLVPADFWLEVNSETPSGVPFNIDYAFNTLFRQGGGIIIGSLTAFLLGQLIDVYVFQKLRAITGEKMIWLRATGSTFVSQFIDSFVVLGIAFYVFGNWSLSQIIAVGIMNYIYKFVVALVLTPLLYLGHSLIDNYLGKELAEEMTTEAAKDKSFI; translated from the coding sequence ATGAATAAATCTCAAAACTCCAGGAAAACCAACCTATTCATCATTTTAGGAGGCATCTTTTTGACAAACGCCATTTTGGCTGAAATAATTGGAGTAAAGATTTTTTCCGGTGAAAAAACACTTGGGTTTGAACCAGTCAACTGGACCTTTTTTGGGGAATTTGTCCTGGACTTTAACTTGACAGCAGGAGCGATTATTTGGCCTGTGGTATTCATTACCACTGACATCATCAATGAGTATTTTGGAAAGAAAGGTGTAAGAAAAATCAGTTTTCTAACCGCGGGACTGATAGGATATGCCTTCTTAGTCATCATGGTAGTAACCAGGTTAGTACCAGCGGATTTTTGGTTAGAAGTAAATTCAGAAACGCCATCAGGGGTTCCTTTTAATATTGATTATGCCTTCAACACCCTATTCAGACAAGGAGGAGGAATCATCATTGGATCATTGACCGCATTTTTATTGGGCCAATTAATCGATGTATATGTATTTCAAAAATTAAGGGCTATTACTGGTGAAAAAATGATTTGGCTGCGAGCAACAGGTTCTACCTTTGTTTCTCAGTTTATTGACTCATTTGTAGTTCTTGGCATCGCATTTTATGTCTTTGGAAATTGGAGTTTAAGTCAAATTATTGCTGTGGGCATCATGAATTACATCTATAAATTTGTGGTTGCCTTGGTTTTGACTCCCCTACTGTATTTGGGGCATAGTTTGATTGATAATTATTTAGGAAAAGAATTAGCTGAGGAAATGACCACTGAAGCAGCAAAAGACAAGTCATTTATCTAG
- a CDS encoding ABC transporter permease, with amino-acid sequence MDKKRHHDPPKLADRFLEFYCVPDRLEQIQGDAYEIFYLDLEEKGLSYARLRFIFHVLSFFKWSNIGFSKFMNLKTNNTVMIRSYFKIGWRNILKQKGTTFISVFGLSCAVGCCIVAYLFIANIWFKGLNQPNKDEIYQLVYTSEEAEGMVTYGTVAEAVSELIPNTLNHVKNQTRVLYEFPLVIQDHESFFQRSIYVDPSFMEMFKYRMEYGYPGALKVPDQVILTHQLSEKLFGDLHPIGQELSLVINGQEKLFKVGGVLEDLKDMDMFTFDLIVNVESHPHTITDLPLKDAWSKELWTFIQVEEGADIARMESELEGFTKIQNQVNPEKPYVNMGLIAYPDIIYHVGKIERGVRDFLGIGPQILLGTIGLFILLLAVFNYINLSVLMASRRLKEIGVRKVIGSKRSQLVFQFLSENLLICFFAIFLGCLLAGFIFLPGFNDIASKNLQIDLFRDKNIWIFLGSMLLAITLITGLYPATYLSSFKPIGILKGNQKIGSKSVFTSVLLSFQFTLAIISMVAAIAFVQTNYINANRDWGYSAADKIIVNVPESKDYVPLKNKLSALSSVVEVSGSQDYVGNWIREEEVEIGEKKYKVNFLNAESNYPELLDLELKQGRMFNPDLITDTQESLLVNQTFLDQFGLEFPIDQTVAIDSANYHVIGVVEDFHTTFFKNAIEPMAIRASPDSVFNYLTLKMNPGSAEGSMESVKKIWHETVPLGLFEGKLQTEVFEREIADVNGVAKLISFSATLSVILALLGLFGLVSLNMTAHIKDYCIRKVFGANIEDLSKKLLKRYLIIWSIAAGIGSVFSVFFISSFLDSFFAFHSGVGVIPLGFALIILLAVIFTTVASQIWKVVKANPAMILKSE; translated from the coding sequence ATGGATAAGAAGCGCCACCATGATCCGCCAAAACTAGCAGATAGATTTCTGGAGTTTTATTGTGTTCCAGATCGATTGGAGCAGATCCAAGGAGATGCTTATGAGATATTTTATCTGGATTTAGAAGAAAAAGGACTGTCTTACGCCCGCTTAAGATTCATTTTCCATGTGTTGAGTTTTTTCAAATGGAGCAATATCGGGTTCAGCAAATTCATGAATTTAAAAACTAATAACACGGTGATGATTAGAAGTTATTTTAAAATAGGTTGGAGAAATATTCTTAAGCAAAAAGGCACCACCTTTATTTCTGTTTTTGGATTGTCCTGTGCAGTGGGTTGCTGTATAGTGGCTTACTTGTTTATTGCAAACATTTGGTTTAAGGGATTGAATCAGCCCAACAAAGATGAAATCTATCAACTGGTATATACTTCAGAAGAAGCTGAGGGAATGGTGACTTATGGAACTGTCGCTGAAGCTGTCTCCGAATTGATTCCGAATACCCTAAACCATGTAAAAAACCAAACTAGGGTATTGTATGAGTTTCCATTAGTGATTCAGGATCATGAGAGCTTTTTTCAGCGGTCCATTTACGTGGATCCTTCTTTTATGGAAATGTTTAAGTACCGAATGGAGTACGGGTATCCAGGTGCTTTGAAAGTGCCTGATCAGGTGATTCTTACCCATCAGCTATCGGAGAAGCTATTTGGTGATTTGCATCCTATTGGTCAGGAACTATCCTTAGTGATCAATGGGCAAGAAAAGCTTTTCAAAGTTGGAGGTGTTTTGGAGGATTTGAAAGACATGGATATGTTTACTTTTGATCTCATTGTCAATGTTGAATCTCATCCTCATACCATCACAGATCTCCCTTTGAAAGATGCTTGGAGCAAAGAACTATGGACCTTCATTCAGGTGGAAGAAGGGGCAGATATTGCTCGAATGGAGTCTGAGTTGGAGGGTTTCACCAAAATTCAAAATCAAGTGAACCCTGAAAAACCTTATGTCAACATGGGGTTGATTGCTTACCCGGATATTATTTATCATGTGGGCAAAATTGAAAGAGGAGTCAGGGATTTTTTGGGTATTGGCCCTCAGATTCTATTGGGCACCATTGGACTTTTCATCCTTCTGCTAGCGGTATTTAATTATATCAATTTATCCGTATTAATGGCCTCCAGAAGGCTGAAAGAGATTGGGGTTCGAAAGGTAATTGGAAGCAAAAGGAGTCAATTAGTTTTCCAGTTTCTCAGCGAAAACCTATTGATCTGCTTTTTTGCTATTTTTCTGGGATGTCTTCTGGCTGGGTTTATTTTTCTCCCGGGATTCAATGATATCGCCTCCAAAAACCTCCAAATTGATTTATTTCGGGACAAAAACATCTGGATATTTTTAGGGTCCATGTTGTTAGCTATCACTTTAATTACAGGATTGTATCCAGCTACCTATTTATCCTCATTTAAACCGATCGGTATTTTAAAAGGCAATCAAAAAATTGGGAGCAAAAGTGTATTCACCAGTGTGCTGTTATCATTCCAGTTTACCTTGGCTATTATCAGTATGGTAGCAGCTATTGCCTTTGTGCAAACCAATTATATCAATGCCAACAGAGATTGGGGATACAGTGCTGCGGATAAGATTATTGTCAATGTGCCGGAGTCCAAAGATTATGTACCACTGAAGAACAAGCTTTCAGCACTCTCGTCGGTGGTGGAAGTAAGCGGAAGCCAAGATTACGTGGGAAATTGGATAAGGGAGGAGGAAGTTGAAATAGGAGAAAAGAAATACAAAGTCAACTTCTTGAATGCGGAGTCCAATTATCCAGAATTACTGGATTTGGAATTGAAGCAGGGGCGAATGTTTAATCCCGATCTGATTACAGATACTCAGGAATCACTATTGGTAAATCAAACGTTTCTGGACCAGTTTGGATTAGAGTTCCCGATCGATCAAACCGTTGCCATCGATAGTGCTAATTACCATGTCATTGGAGTGGTTGAGGATTTTCATACGACATTTTTCAAAAATGCCATTGAACCCATGGCGATTCGTGCTTCCCCTGATTCAGTGTTTAATTACTTGACATTAAAAATGAATCCCGGTTCTGCGGAAGGATCCATGGAATCCGTTAAGAAAATTTGGCATGAAACGGTGCCGTTAGGCCTATTTGAAGGGAAGTTGCAGACCGAAGTATTCGAGCGGGAAATTGCAGATGTGAATGGGGTTGCGAAGTTAATTTCCTTTTCAGCCACACTTTCTGTCATCCTAGCGCTATTGGGTCTTTTCGGTTTGGTATCCTTGAATATGACTGCCCATATCAAAGATTATTGTATCCGAAAAGTCTTTGGGGCAAATATAGAGGACCTATCCAAGAAATTGCTGAAGCGATATTTGATTATATGGAGTATTGCCGCAGGGATTGGAAGCGTTTTCTCTGTCTTCTTCATTTCATCTTTCTTGGACAGTTTTTTTGCGTTCCATTCTGGGGTGGGGGTTATACCTCTAGGGTTTGCCCTAATCATTTTATTAGCTGTGATCTTTACTACTGTTGCTTCGCAAATTTGGAAAGTGGTCAAAGCAAATCCGGCAATGATTCTCAAGTCTGAGTAG
- a CDS encoding MerR family transcriptional regulator, with product MPYKEREIEKKYYSIGEVAQMFKVAPSLIRYWEGEFDIIHPKKDKKGNRRYVKDDIEKIRYIYHLVKEKGYTLQGAQEVIKSGKEQGFDKVAAVQKLQQIKDFLINIREEFNSKTDR from the coding sequence GTGCCGTACAAAGAGCGAGAAATAGAAAAGAAGTATTATTCCATAGGTGAGGTAGCCCAAATGTTTAAGGTGGCCCCTTCACTCATTCGCTACTGGGAAGGTGAATTTGACATCATTCATCCTAAAAAGGATAAAAAGGGAAACCGTCGATATGTCAAAGATGATATTGAGAAAATAAGATATATCTATCATCTGGTCAAGGAAAAAGGCTATACCCTGCAAGGCGCTCAAGAAGTTATAAAATCCGGAAAAGAGCAAGGATTTGATAAGGTTGCAGCTGTTCAAAAGCTTCAGCAAATCAAAGATTTTTTAATCAATATCAGGGAAGAATTCAATTCAAAAACCGATCGTTGA
- the metF gene encoding methylenetetrahydrofolate reductase [NAD(P)H] → MKITEHLKKADQTLFSFEILPPLKGQSLKELLEGIAPLMEFKPPFVDVTYHREEYIYKKHPNGLLEKISTKKRPGTVGICAAIMNRFQVDAVPHLLCGGFNKEETENALIDLNFIGVENVLALRGDAPKTEGKFIPEPDGHHFASELVEQIVRMNNGKYLHEETETSFHTDFCVGVAGYPEKHFEAPSMKFDLKRLKEKVEKGAEYIVTQMFFDNQKYFEFVDQVREAGITVPIIPGIKPITTVGQITMLPRTFFLDLPDPLMDELEKCKTNAEVREVGIEWAIKQCKELVKAEVPSLHFYTMSKAGTTYAIAKEIF, encoded by the coding sequence ATGAAAATTACCGAACACTTGAAAAAAGCAGATCAAACGCTTTTTTCCTTTGAAATATTACCCCCTTTGAAGGGGCAAAGCTTAAAAGAATTGCTAGAGGGAATCGCTCCTCTGATGGAGTTTAAACCTCCTTTTGTAGATGTGACCTATCATCGCGAAGAGTATATTTATAAAAAGCATCCCAATGGCTTGTTGGAAAAGATCAGTACCAAAAAGAGACCTGGAACGGTGGGTATCTGTGCTGCGATAATGAATAGATTCCAAGTGGATGCTGTTCCACACTTACTTTGCGGTGGTTTCAATAAGGAAGAGACAGAAAATGCACTGATAGATTTGAATTTTATCGGGGTAGAAAATGTCTTGGCTCTTAGAGGGGATGCCCCAAAGACAGAGGGTAAGTTTATTCCTGAGCCAGACGGGCATCACTTTGCCAGTGAATTGGTGGAGCAAATTGTACGAATGAATAATGGGAAGTATTTGCACGAAGAAACTGAAACGAGTTTCCATACTGATTTTTGTGTTGGAGTAGCAGGATACCCAGAAAAGCATTTTGAGGCACCTTCTATGAAATTTGACTTGAAAAGGTTGAAAGAAAAAGTAGAAAAAGGAGCCGAATACATCGTTACTCAAATGTTTTTTGACAATCAAAAGTATTTTGAGTTTGTGGATCAAGTTCGGGAAGCAGGAATTACCGTGCCCATTATTCCTGGGATTAAGCCAATTACGACGGTAGGTCAAATTACCATGTTGCCTAGGACTTTCTTTTTAGATCTTCCTGATCCATTAATGGATGAATTGGAAAAGTGTAAAACCAATGCGGAAGTGAGAGAGGTAGGAATTGAATGGGCAATAAAGCAATGTAAAGAGTTAGTGAAAGCGGAGGTGCCTTCCTTGCATTTCTATACCATGAGCAAGGCTGGTACTACTTACGCGATTGCGAAAGAGATCTTTTAA